From the genome of Eucalyptus grandis isolate ANBG69807.140 chromosome 2, ASM1654582v1, whole genome shotgun sequence, one region includes:
- the LOC104434237 gene encoding cytochrome P450 71AP13, with the protein MEFIHSLTGMKSRLQHTFQRFDNLFDEILRDHRKENKATELHKYLVDVLLDILKNGYGDMPLTRDNVKAIILDMFAAGTDATFITLDWGMTELVINQKATERAQAEVRSVVGERKFVQETDLPQLQYLKAVINEIFRLYPPAPVLVPRESMEDITIDGYSIPAKPVSLSMLGRLGGTQNPGSIQNRFNQKDFSMKIATLTSKGRILS; encoded by the exons ATGGAATTCATCCACAGCCTGACCGGGATGAAGTCCAGACTTCAGCACACATTTCAGCGCTTTGATAACCTTTTTGACGAGATACTGAGAGACCAtcgaaaagaaaacaaagctaCGGAGTTGCACAAGTATCTCGTGGATGTTCTACTTGATATACTGAAGAACGGTTATGGTGATATGCCTCTGACCAGGGACAATGTTAAAGCCATCATCCTG GATATGTTTGCAGCAGGAACTGATGCAACGTTCATAACCCTTGATTGGGGAATGACAGAGCTTGTCATCAATCAAAAAGCCACGGAAAGAGCACAAGCTGAAGTACGAAGTGTCgttggagagagaaaattcgTGCAAGAAACTGACCTACCTCAACTGCAATACTTGAAGGCCGTCATTAATGAGATATTCCGGTTGTACCCTCCTGCTCCAGTGTTAGTCCCCAGAGAATCTATGGAGGACATAACTATTGATGGGTACTCCATCCCAGCAAAACCCGTTTCTTTGTCAATGCTTGGTCGATTGGGTGGGACCCAGAATCCTGGGTCGATCCAGAATCGTTTCAACCAGAAAGATTTCTCAATGAAAATAGCGACTTTGACTTCAAAGGGCAGGATTTTGAGCTGA